In Salmo trutta chromosome 37, fSalTru1.1, whole genome shotgun sequence, the following proteins share a genomic window:
- the LOC115176975 gene encoding phospholemman isoform X2 — MPNISALLLLTFASLVFAEEQKEMEEEDPFTFDYHRLRVGGLILAAVLCLIGITILFSGHCRCKFNQDKRRRSGSNAAQPLNDQARASEC; from the exons ATGCCAAATATCTCTGCTTTGCTTTTATTGACAT TTGCGTCCCTTGTGTTCGCAGAGGAGCAGAAAGAAA TGGAGGAGGAGGATCCATTTACCTTTG atTATCACAGGCTACGTGTTGGGGGGTTGATCCTGGCAGCAGTTCTGTGTCTGATCGGCATCACCATCCTCTTCA GCGGACACTGCAGATGCAAGTTCAACCAGGACAAAAG GAGGAGGTCAGGAAGCAACGCTGCCCAGCCACTCAACGACCAAG CTCGGGCCAGTGAGTGCTAG
- the LOC115176975 gene encoding FXYD domain-containing ion transport regulator 3 isoform X1 — translation MPNISALLLLTSVASLVFAEEQKEMEEEDPFTFDYHRLRVGGLILAAVLCLIGITILFSGHCRCKFNQDKRRRSGSNAAQPLNDQARASEC, via the exons ATGCCAAATATCTCTGCTTTGCTTTTATTGACAT CAGTTGCGTCCCTTGTGTTCGCAGAGGAGCAGAAAGAAA TGGAGGAGGAGGATCCATTTACCTTTG atTATCACAGGCTACGTGTTGGGGGGTTGATCCTGGCAGCAGTTCTGTGTCTGATCGGCATCACCATCCTCTTCA GCGGACACTGCAGATGCAAGTTCAACCAGGACAAAAG GAGGAGGTCAGGAAGCAACGCTGCCCAGCCACTCAACGACCAAG CTCGGGCCAGTGAGTGCTAG